One window of the Triticum dicoccoides isolate Atlit2015 ecotype Zavitan chromosome 3B, WEW_v2.0, whole genome shotgun sequence genome contains the following:
- the LOC119278856 gene encoding serine decarboxylase 1-like codes for MVEKNSDAGVVGGQMLVGSPAAAEHHCHQKVLQNHPGDVGGLVPPVTDGLPQVVVVGDTGKHAARVAVEGFAVLEPPADAEAAAERRDDVAALLAGFAHHLQERTTHHLGYPYNLDFDFSVMAQFQSFSINNLGDPFIESNYGVHSRQFEVAVLDWFARLWDLQQDEYWGYITNCGTEGNLHGLLVGRELFPDGIIYASRESHYSVFKAARMYRVECVEIDTLVSGEMNCTDFKSKLSQNPGRPAIVNVNIGTTVKGAIDDLDRIIRTLEKCGFRDRFYIHCDGALAGLMMTFIKQAPKVTFKKPIGSVSVSGHKFMGCPVPCGVVITRLDHVKVLSTDIEYLSSRDATIMGSRNGHAPMFLWYTLNKKGYRGIRKEVQKCLRNAHHLANRLREAGVSAYLNELSSTVVFERPHDEAFVHKWQLACEGSIAHVVVMPNVSVEKLNNFVEELIGERPCWHEGGGFRVPCVAKDIGQENCLCGVHEKKLRVV; via the exons ATGGTAGAGAAGAACAGTGATGCCGGCGTCGTAGGAGGGCAGATGCTGGTGGGCTCGCCGGCGGCGGCCGAGCACCACTGCCACCAGAAGGTCCTCCAGAACCATCCCGGCGACGTCGGCGGTCTTGTCCCGCCGGTTACTGATGGCCttccgcaggtggtggtggtgggagaCACGGGCAAGCACGCGGCACGTGTGGCCGTGGAAGGCTTCGCGGTGCTGGAGCCGCCCGCGGACGCGGAGGCCGCGGCCGAGCGGCGGGACGACGTGGCCGCGCTCCTCGCCGGCTTCGCCCACCACCTCCAAGAGAGGACCACCCACCACCTGG GGTACCCTTACAACCTGGACTTCGACTTTAGTGTGATGGCCCAGTTCCAGAGCTTCTCCATCAACAACCTCGGCGACCCTTTCATCGAGAGCAACTACGGCGTCCACTCCAGGCAGTTCGAGGTCGCCGTGCTCGATTGGTTCGCCCGCCTTTGGGACCTCCAACAAGACGAATACTGGGGATACATCACAAACTGCGGCACCGAAGGGAACCTCCATGGCCTATTAGTCGG GAGGGAGCTTTTTCCTGATGGAATCATATACGCGTCCCGTGAGTCGCACTACTCCGTCTTCAAGGCAGCTAGGATGTATAGAGTCGAGTGCGTGGAGATCGACACTCTAGTTTCTGGAGAGATGAACTGCACGGACTTTAAGTCCAAATTGTCGCAGAACCCCGGGAGGCCTGCGATTGTTAATGTGAATATAG GAACGACTGTCAAGGGAGCTATCGATGATCTTGATAGGATCATAAGAACGCTAGAGAAATGTGGGTTCCGAGATCGATTCTACATCCACTGCGATGGTGCTCTAGCTGGCCTTATGATGACATTTATCAAACAA GCGCCAAAGGTAACATTCAAGAAACCTATCGGAAGCGTGAGCGTATCAGGCCACAAATTCATGGGATGTCCAGTACCATGTGGCGTGGTAATAACCAGGCTCGACCATGTAAAAGTGCTCTCCACCGACATTGAATACCTATCATCTAGAGACGCGACAATCATGGGGAGCCGTAACGGGCATGCGCCAATGTTCCTTTGGTACACGCTGAACAAAAAGGGCTATAGGGGCATCCGCAAAGAGGTCCAGAAGTGCTTGAGAAACGCTCATCACCTTGCAAACCGTCTGAGGGAGGCGGGAGTGAGCGCGTACCTGAACGAGTTGAGCAGCACGGTGGTGTTCGAGAGGCCACATGACGAGGCATTCGTACACAAGTGGCAGCTCGCATGTGAGGGAAGCATCGCACATGTGGTAGTGATGCCAAATGTGAGTGTGGAAAAGCTCAACAACTTTGTCGAAGAGCTCATCGGCGAGAGACCGTGCTGGCATGAAGGTGGAGGGTTTAGGGTGCCATGTGTTGCAAAGGACATTGGGCAAGAAAATTGCCTCTGCGGTGTGCATGAAAAGAAATTAAGAGTTGTGTAA